A stretch of Vicia villosa cultivar HV-30 ecotype Madison, WI unplaced genomic scaffold, Vvil1.0 ctg.001278F_1_1, whole genome shotgun sequence DNA encodes these proteins:
- the LOC131634274 gene encoding WAT1-related protein At4g08290-like, with product MDKIGIASFGSKARPYVLTVAIQFGFAGAFIFSMASFNTGMSRFVFIVYRNIIAAVSLAPFAWFFERKVRPKMTLSVFLHIMALALLEPVIDQGFTFLGMQYTSASFTSVLTNTVPSITFFLAVIFRIEQVNIKQIRSIAKVVGTLVTFGGAFLMTVYKGPQIHLFYSPNNAHHHAGSHDTQSHKHWVSGTLFILCGCFAWSSFFILQSITLKKYPAEMSLSTLICLFGSLMSTAVALVAEHNSGAGTWALGWNFRLYGPLFTGIVNSGITYYVQGLVMQSRGPVFFAAFNPLCMIITCALGSFLFGEQLHLGSIIGAVIIAMGLYFVVWGKAKDYSSATTTMPPPSVTMKQIETQQLPITSSDHV from the exons ATGGATAAAATAGGTATTGCTAGTTTTGGCAGTAAGGCAAGGCCTTATGTGTTAACAGTTGCGATTCAATTTGGGTTTGCAGGAGCATTCATATTCTCCATGGCCAGTTTCAATACTGGAATGAGTCGTTTTGTGTTCATTGTTTATCGTAATATCATTGCTGCAGTTTCCCTTGCTCCTTTTGCATGGTTTTTTGAAAG GAAAGTTAGGCCAAAGATGACTCTCTCTGTCTTTTTGCATATAATGGCGCTCGCACTATTAGA GCCAGTGATCGATCAAGGGTTCACTTTCTTGGGAATGCAATATACATCAGCTTCATTTACATCTGTTTTGACGAATACTGTGCCTTCTATAACCTTTTTCTTAGCCGTAATTTTCAG GATTGAACAAGTAAATATTAAGCAGATACGAAGCATAGCAAAGGTGGTTGGAACATTAGTAACATTTGGAGGTGCATTTCTGATGACAGTTTATAAAGGACCACAAATCCACCTTTTTTATTCTCCAAACAATGCTCATCATCATGCTGGAAGTCACGACACTCAAAGTCACAAACATTGGGTCTCAGGAACACTCTTTATATTATGTGGTTGTTTCGCTTGGTCATCTTTCTTCATATTACAG TCGATAACGTTGAAAAAGTATCCGGCTGAAATGTCATTGTCTACGTTAATTTGCTTATTTGGTTCTCTGATGAGTACCGCGGTGGCGTTGGTGGCTGAGCATAACTCTGGTGCGGGGACTTGGGCTCTTGGTTGGAACTTTAGACTCTATGGCCCTCTCTTCACG GGAATAGTAAACTCAGGAATAACATATTATGTGCAAGGGTTGGTAATGCAAAGCAGAGGCCCAGTATTTTTTGCAGCATTTAATCCTCTTTGTATGATCATCACTTGTGCTTTGGGCTCATTTCTATTCGGAGAACAGCTCCACTTGGGCAG TATCATTGGAGCTGTGATTATTGCAATGGGTCTTTATTTTGTGGTGTGGGGTAAAGCCAAAGACTATTCATCAGCCACAACTACTATGCCACCACCATCAGTTACAATGAAGCAAATCGAGACACAACAACTTCCAATTACTTCATCTGATCATGTCTAA